The following coding sequences are from one Coffea arabica cultivar ET-39 chromosome 11e, Coffea Arabica ET-39 HiFi, whole genome shotgun sequence window:
- the LOC140021207 gene encoding uncharacterized protein, producing the protein MAQRRVIDQLVTGGTSDEQQHEPLPPGQSEPILLPYTQTSITSQVINSPEEAFTYPTHGLPLTYAPNIQINPSHAQIPQNYPPITMSMPFESQGPHYYSTAEPFTLDTAAQGKAEAGESSTPVDKNLLKRLDRFEEFIRKSQGLSKQGSLDYNELCLFPDMQLPMGFKAPKFTKYDGTSNPKTHLRMFANKLGKPIDDENLPVHLFPESLEGDALDWYSNLKPENMRSWMDLSTAFVRQHEYNCELAPTRTTLEGTKRKPSENHKTYAKRWKKLAAKVEPPMTENEIVRTFIKTHDPLTLRRFFE; encoded by the coding sequence ATGGCCCAACGGCGCGTGATCGATCAATTGGTCACTGGTGGTACTAGCGATGAGCAACAACATGAACCCTTACCCCCTGGCCAATCTGAACCAATACTCTTACCTTATACTCAAACCTCTATTACTTCACAAGTTATAAATTCACCTGAAGAAGCCTTTACCTATCCCACTCATGGCCTACCACTTACTTATGCACCTAACATCCAAATTAACCCTTCTCATGCCCAAATTCCCCAGAATTATCCGCCAATCACTATGAGCATGCCATTTGAATCTCAGGGACCACATTATTATTCCACCGCTGAGCCATTCACCTTAGATACCGCCGCCCAAGGGAAAGCTGAAGCTGGGGAGTCATCCACGCCGGTGGATAAGAATTTGCTAAAGAGATTGGATCGGTTTGAGGAGTTTATAAGGAAAAGCCAAGGTCTGAGCAAACAAGGAAGTCTGGACTACAACGAGCTATGCCTATTTCCGGATATGCAATTGCCAATGGGTTTTAAAGCACCCAAATTTACCAAGTACGACGGAACTAGCAATCCCAAAACACACCTTCGGATGTTTGCAAACAAACTAGGAAAGCCGATAGATGATGAGAATCTACCTGTGCATTTATTTCCCGAGAGTCTAGAAGGCGACGCGTTGGAttggtattcaaatttgaaGCCTGAGAATATGAGGTCTTGGATGGATTTATCAACTGCTTTTGTAAGACAGCACGAATACAATTGTGAGCTTGCTCCAACGAGGACCACATTGGAGGGAACTAAGAGAAAACCATCGGAGAACCACAAGACGTATGCAAAGAGATGGAAGAAATTGGCCGCCAAGGTGGAGCCTCCCATGACTGAAAATGAAATTGTTCGTACGTTTATCAAAACCCATGACCCCCTTACTTTGAGGAGATTTTTCGAATGA
- the LOC113691107 gene encoding uncharacterized protein, with the protein MTGCSFAKIVNKLEEYDEFMRAGKIVNVSALKSQLEAMQSQSSSSKKAQFKKKDEEASFVWNQGSSSQPRYQQNPAYSPRQPVDQLYGQLKAAGKIGTIPPKTYPKGFPVGYDPQSFCAYHSGAPGHSTANCWAPKHKIQDMVEVGDIVLRRREEQGPNVSKNPLPTHKDTVGVITIDEEIEEPTQFIIDEVETVRVIEEPFILEEGAYEVKKNTGPFILEMVPFECEPSELVVLELPEQAPILNLQEVPWNYSEPTLLIGGEKVPKKEVDAIIRSGTIIGEPAVDEPSKAKENDVLTKPTVTNEEAFNFLKMLKKNEYKVVEQLDKMPAQVSILNLLLTSELHREALLKVLTEAQVPKNIPVDKFTHVVKHVLASNQISFSDEDLTLDGIGHNKALYISVRCNGKLLPRVLIDNGSVLNICPWSTLVKLGFQEAKLQLSATVVRGFDGSKRESMGEVDLVLEIGPAQFQVMCQVMDFSSVYNVLLGRP; encoded by the exons ATGACTGGGTGCTCCTTTGCGAAGATTgtcaataaattggaagaataCGACGAGTTTATGAGGGCaggaaaaattgttaatgtttCCGCTTTAAAGTCACAGTTGGAAGCTATGCAGAGTCAGAGTAGCAGTAGTAAGAAGGCTCAGTTTAAGAAGAAAGACGAGGAAGCCTCCTTTGTCTGGAACCAAGGCTCTTCTTCCCAGCCTAGATACCAACAAAACCCTGCCTATTCACCTC GTCAGCCTGTTGATCAACTATATGGACAATTGAAAGCTgctggaaaaattggtacaatacctCCGAAAACCTATCCTAAAGGGTTTCCTGTGGGTTATGATCCTCAGTCGTTCTGTGCCTACCATTCGGGAGCCCCTGGACATTCAACTGCTAATTGTTGGGCGCCTaagcataaaattcaagacatgGTCGAGGTCGGAGACATAGTCCTGAGGAGGAGGGAGGAACAAGGTCCAAATGTTAGCAAAAATCCTCTTCCTACACACAAGGACACCGTGGGAGTTATTACTATTGATGAAGAGATTGAGGAACCTACACAATTTATTATAGACGAAGTTGAGACAGTAAGGGTCATTGAAGAACCGTTCATATTAGAGGAAGGAGcttatgaagtcaagaaaaatacGGGTCCATTTATTCTGGAAATGGTGCCTTTCGAATGTGAGCCTTCGGAGCTGGTGGTACTTGAATTGCCTGAGCAAGCTCCTATTCTTAATTTGCAAGAGGTCCCATGGAATTATAGCGAGCCTACACTGTTAATTGGAGGAGAAAAGGTGCCCAAGAAGGAAGTGGATGCCATTATTAGATCTGGAACAATCATAGGGGAACCCGCAGTTGATGAGCCCTCAAAAGCGAAAGAAAATGATGTTCTGACAAAACCAACTGTGACTAATGAAGAGGCCTTTAATTTCCTTAAGatgttgaagaaaaatgagtATAAGGTGGTCGAGCAATTGGACAAGATGCCCGCTCAAGTTTCTATATTGAATTTGCTTCTAACCTCGGAACTTCATCGAGAAGCTTTGCTCAAGGTTTTAACTGAGGCTCAAGTGCCTAAGAATATTCCTGTGGATAAATTCACTCATGTAGTCAAacatgttttggcttcaaatcaaatttctttttctgatgAAGATTTGACTTTGGATGGGATTGGACACAATAAAGCATTGTATATCTCGGTCCGTTGTAATGGGAAGTTATTGCCAAGGGTCTTGATAGACAATGGATCTGTtcttaatatctgtccttggagcACTTTGGTTAAGTTGGGATTTCAGGAAGCTAAACTTCAGCTGTCTGCCACTGTGGTGAGAGGATTTGATGGCTCAAAAAGGGAATCAATGGGGGAAGTGGATTTAGTGCTGGAAATCGGACCTGCCCAGTTTCAAGTTATGTGCCAAGTCATGGACTTCTCGAGTGTTTATAATGTTCTTCTCGGACGACCTTAG